Proteins encoded together in one Amblyomma americanum isolate KBUSLIRL-KWMA chromosome 1, ASM5285725v1, whole genome shotgun sequence window:
- the LOC144135761 gene encoding uncharacterized protein LOC144135761, producing the protein MGRCCVPNCRGNYDKGPKVRVFSFPKDDRRAKWERAVRRDDVDIRSLRDPKVCELHFKAEYLRTTTTYTDPRTGRTVEVCRYCLEELNFDYVFLGKFQTDSLEERFGQNRRLSGTNYHISIQQVFESEKKLRLQDSLVLPDMQEMQKPCSETLDGAQLTEEYGIKVPDHDIRIRNPFCR; encoded by the exons ATGGGGCGATGCTGCGTGCCCAACTGTCGCGGCAATTACGACAAGGGGCCGAAGGTTCGAGTGTTCTCGTTCCCAAAGGATGACCGAAGAGCAAAGTGGGAGCGGGCTGTTCGTCGCGATGACGTCGATATCCGTTCTCTCCGTGATCCGAAG GTGTGCGAGCTCCATTTCAAGGCCGAGTACTTAAGGACGACTACCACGTACACCGATCCAAGAACCGGCAGGACAGTAGAAG TGTGCCGGTACTGCCTTGAAGAATTGAATTTCGACTACGTGTTTCTGGGAAAATTTCAGACCGACAGTCTGGAAGAAAGGTTCGGACAGAACCGTCGGCTGTCGGGAACGAATTATCATATCTCAATCCAACAAGTCTTTGAGTCAGAGAAAAAACTGAGGCTACAAGACAGTTTGGTTTTGCCAGATATGCAGGAAATGCAGAAGCCATGTTCTGAAACACTTGACGGAGCTCAGTTGACAGAGGAGTACGGCATAAAGGTGCCAGATCATGATATAAGAATAAGGAATCCATTCTGCCGGTAA